A single genomic interval of bacterium harbors:
- a CDS encoding HU family DNA-binding protein: MKSKPSKEKTVTKAVLAQKLSELGLSRRYCRKIIDYFFEQLTDSLLKGEVIHLVGFGSFHYKTRNPRKSRNPRTGESVDVPKKKVIQFRAGSGLKKLVRQ, encoded by the coding sequence TTGAAAAGCAAACCATCCAAAGAAAAAACGGTTACGAAGGCAGTGTTGGCTCAAAAATTATCCGAACTGGGTCTGTCACGTCGCTACTGCCGGAAAATAATCGATTATTTTTTTGAACAGCTTACGGATTCGCTCCTGAAAGGTGAGGTCATTCATCTGGTTGGTTTTGGGTCGTTTCATTATAAAACAAGAAATCCAAGAAAGAGCCGCAATCCCAGAACAGGTGAATCGGTTGACGTGCCAAAAAAGAAAGTAATACAGTTCAGAGCGGGCAGTGGATTA
- a CDS encoding NAD(P)H-dependent glycerol-3-phosphate dehydrogenase — protein sequence MTETVTQGDQQTISVIGAGAWGTALAIILAQNNHAVRLWEFFPDYAAILNDRRENPKFLPGIKIPETIRITSDLEKAVQDSRIVVMAVPSQVLRTVIRKIAGYGMPLDTIITASKGIEQTTLMRMSEVVKQECGLCRECCVLSGPSHAEEVSRQIPTSVVAAAKDVATGTFIQTLFSTEHFRVYSSQDVVGVELGGALKNVIAIAAGIVDGLGLGDNTKAALMTRGLAEMGRLGRALQAKPETFAGLSGMGDLVVTCTSQHSRNRRVGEELGRGRTLEEILNSMEMVAEGVETTKSAKRLADQKNVEMPIITEVYKILFEVKSPRIAVKDLMQRPRKTEMETGGKSGSEAIG from the coding sequence ATGACGGAAACTGTTACGCAAGGGGACCAACAGACGATTAGTGTTATCGGCGCCGGAGCATGGGGAACTGCATTGGCGATTATTTTAGCGCAAAACAACCATGCTGTCAGGCTTTGGGAATTTTTTCCTGACTATGCCGCGATTCTCAACGATCGCCGGGAGAATCCGAAATTTTTACCGGGCATAAAAATTCCGGAAACAATCCGCATTACCAGTGATTTGGAAAAAGCGGTTCAGGACAGCCGGATTGTCGTTATGGCGGTTCCTTCCCAGGTGCTGCGAACCGTCATTCGGAAAATTGCCGGCTATGGCATGCCGCTGGACACCATCATAACAGCATCCAAAGGGATTGAACAAACGACTTTGATGAGGATGTCGGAAGTTGTTAAACAAGAATGCGGATTATGCCGGGAGTGTTGTGTGCTTTCCGGTCCCAGTCATGCAGAGGAAGTCAGCCGGCAGATTCCAACCTCCGTTGTCGCGGCGGCAAAGGATGTAGCAACCGGAACATTTATTCAGACGTTGTTTAGTACGGAACATTTTCGCGTCTATAGCAGTCAGGATGTTGTAGGGGTTGAATTGGGCGGTGCGTTGAAAAATGTTATTGCGATCGCCGCCGGCATTGTGGATGGCTTGGGATTGGGAGATAATACCAAAGCAGCCCTGATGACCCGCGGGTTGGCGGAGATGGGACGTTTGGGCAGGGCTTTGCAGGCGAAACCGGAGACGTTTGCCGGACTCTCCGGTATGGGAGATTTAGTTGTGACTTGCACGAGTCAGCATTCCAGGAATCGTCGCGTTGGGGAAGAACTTGGCCGGGGCCGGACGCTGGAAGAAATTTTGAACAGTATGGAAATGGTCGCCGAAGGGGTCGAGACCACCAAGTCCGCCAAGCGCCTGGCAGATCAGAAAAACGTTGAGATGCCCATCATCACCGAGGTCTACAAAATATTATTTGAAGTCAAGTCACCCCGGATCGCGGTCAAAGATTTAATGCAGCGTCCCCGAAAAACGGAAATGGAGACCGGCGGGAAATCCGGATCGGAGGCAATAGGTTGA